The following proteins come from a genomic window of Mucinivorans hirudinis:
- a CDS encoding Glutamate synthase [NADPH] large chain, producing MKPTLLVLAAGMGSRYGSLKQMDGVGPGGEAILDYSVYDAIRGGFGKVVFVIRGFFANDFKAVFNKEHFGGKIEVEYVYQELDKLPAGFAVPEGREKPWGTNHAVMMAAQVINENFAVINADDFYGENAIAVMGKYLTEIAGEKNNYAMVGYEVSKTLSENGTVSRGVCEVNGDGNLIGMVERTKIIRKGGSIVFIEGETETTIEENTPVSMNLFGFTPDYFQYSEEFFVNFLSDKTNYENLKSEFFIPLMVNKLMKDGVATMKVLKTTSDWFGVTYIEDKPVTMENIKKLIAAGIYPSNLWK from the coding sequence ATGAAACCAACACTACTTGTACTTGCGGCGGGAATGGGTTCTCGCTACGGCTCACTCAAACAGATGGACGGCGTAGGTCCGGGCGGAGAAGCTATTCTCGATTATTCGGTTTACGATGCCATTCGCGGCGGATTCGGTAAAGTCGTATTTGTAATTCGCGGCTTCTTTGCCAATGATTTCAAGGCTGTTTTTAATAAAGAACATTTTGGCGGTAAAATCGAGGTTGAGTATGTTTATCAGGAGCTTGACAAACTTCCCGCAGGTTTTGCAGTGCCCGAAGGTCGCGAAAAACCGTGGGGAACAAACCACGCAGTGATGATGGCAGCGCAGGTTATCAACGAAAATTTTGCAGTTATCAATGCCGATGACTTCTATGGCGAGAATGCTATTGCTGTGATGGGTAAATACTTAACTGAAATTGCTGGTGAGAAAAACAACTATGCAATGGTTGGTTATGAGGTTTCAAAGACACTTTCTGAAAACGGTACTGTTAGTCGCGGTGTATGCGAAGTAAACGGTGATGGAAACCTTATTGGTATGGTTGAGCGCACAAAAATCATACGCAAAGGGGGCTCTATTGTCTTCATTGAGGGCGAAACCGAGACTACGATTGAGGAAAATACACCTGTTTCGATGAATCTCTTCGGCTTTACGCCCGACTATTTCCAATATTCGGAAGAGTTTTTTGTTAATTTCCTATCGGATAAGACGAACTACGAAAATCTGAAATCCGAATTCTTTATACCGTTGATGGTCAATAAACTAATGAAGGACGGTGTTGCTACTATGAAAGTTCTTAAAACCACATCAGACTGGTTTGGAGTAACTTATATAGAGGACAAACCTGTTACTATGGAGAATATAAAGAAACTTATTGCTGCGGGAATTTACCCTTCTAACCTATGGAAATAA
- a CDS encoding Lipoprotein NlpD precursor, whose protein sequence is MIWSKFVKYLTERQKLSLRNIRSGQEIWHLFVSRLNLMLASLTLVVILFVVILTTVAYTPILDLIPGYPGNRSRQLILENIARLDSMETLVVRWERYNRDIQMVMDGVNVSSLTEDTIIKSSKTSPFPRSVSDSLLRKQIETDSSYMLVRSNPRQRAEVSFSIISPVGGTIVRPFNPKQGMFGVEIAPQPNQAVMAVMDGTVISTGWTTESGNSITIQHAGNMVSIYRRAARILAQTGQRVRSGEAIAITSTQTSERTPLLIFELWNNGNAVDPENYITF, encoded by the coding sequence ATGATTTGGTCAAAATTTGTTAAATATCTAACCGAAAGGCAAAAACTTTCGCTTCGCAACATACGTAGTGGGCAGGAAATATGGCACTTATTCGTAAGTCGTCTGAACCTTATGCTTGCCTCGCTCACATTGGTTGTCATCCTATTTGTGGTAATTCTTACCACGGTTGCCTACACCCCCATTCTCGACCTTATCCCCGGCTATCCGGGTAATAGATCGCGCCAACTGATTCTCGAAAACATAGCGCGACTGGACTCTATGGAGACGTTGGTGGTGCGTTGGGAACGCTACAACCGCGATATACAGATGGTAATGGATGGGGTAAACGTGAGTTCGCTCACTGAGGATACCATTATCAAAAGCAGTAAAACCTCGCCCTTCCCTCGCTCGGTGAGCGACTCGCTACTCAGAAAACAAATAGAGACCGACAGCAGTTATATGCTCGTCAGGAGCAATCCTCGCCAAAGGGCTGAGGTCTCGTTTTCGATAATTTCGCCCGTGGGAGGCACGATTGTCCGCCCGTTCAACCCCAAACAGGGTATGTTCGGAGTGGAGATTGCGCCGCAACCCAACCAAGCTGTTATGGCTGTGATGGACGGAACGGTGATTTCAACCGGATGGACAACCGAGAGCGGCAACTCAATAACAATTCAGCACGCCGGAAATATGGTGTCCATATATAGACGTGCAGCACGGATTTTGGCTCAAACGGGTCAGAGGGTGCGCTCGGGAGAGGCTATAGCAATCACCTCAACACAAACATCGGAGCGAACACCGCTACTAATTTTTGAACTCTGGAACAATGGCAATGCCGTAGACCCGGAAAATTATATAACCTTTTAG
- a CDS encoding MotA/TolQ/ExbB proton channel family protein yields the protein MLLLQVAPAQTMGLGSLILAGGWLMIPLGILLAITIFIFAERFVAIRRAMEPDNKFLYFIRDLIYDGKVSEAIAACRKRNTPIARMIEKGIMSLGRPSKDIHSSIENVGNLEVSRLENGLPFLATVAGGAPMIGFLGTVIGMVQAFMNLSEAGGGVDMALLSSGIYTAMITTVGGLIVGIPAYFGYNYLVARIEKLVFQMEANTMAFIDMISVEN from the coding sequence ATGCTATTACTACAAGTTGCGCCGGCTCAAACTATGGGGCTGGGTTCGTTAATTCTGGCGGGCGGATGGCTGATGATTCCGCTAGGTATTTTATTAGCAATCACTATTTTCATCTTTGCCGAGCGGTTTGTTGCAATTCGCCGTGCAATGGAGCCCGATAATAAGTTCCTATACTTTATCCGCGATTTGATTTACGATGGCAAGGTGAGCGAAGCCATTGCCGCCTGCCGCAAACGAAACACCCCAATCGCCCGTATGATTGAGAAGGGGATTATGAGTCTTGGTCGCCCATCGAAGGATATACACTCCTCAATCGAAAATGTGGGCAATCTGGAGGTGTCGCGTTTGGAGAACGGACTGCCCTTTTTGGCAACAGTTGCGGGTGGTGCTCCGATGATTGGTTTTTTGGGTACGGTAATCGGTATGGTGCAGGCATTTATGAACCTTTCGGAGGCTGGTGGCGGTGTTGATATGGCACTGCTCTCAAGCGGTATATATACGGCGATGATAACAACTGTCGGAGGTCTTATCGTGGGTATTCCCGCCTACTTCGGTTATAACTATCTGGTTGCCCGCATCGAGAAGTTGGTCTTCCAAATGGAGGCTAACACGATGGCATTTATTGATATGATTTCGGTGGAAAATTGA
- a CDS encoding DNA methylase N-4/N-6 domain protein, protein MNKKSEITILLGDCAEQLRRIPDNSVDLIVTSPPYADQRKTTYGGVRADKYVEWFAPIAAELKRVLKPSGTFILNIKEKVIAGERSTYVMELILEMRQQGWLWTEEFIWHKKNSFPGKWSNRFRDSWERLLQFNKERKFAMYQQAVMVPVGDWAKSRLKNLSETDKVRDNAKNGSGFGKNVSNWQGRDMVYPTNVLHLATECNNKNHSAAFPRELPEWFIKLFTREGDTILDPFMGSGTTVFAASEMGRNAIGIEIVPDYFEMVKSQIATQPNNSTRKNDRTTTSQLCRV, encoded by the coding sequence ATGAATAAAAAATCAGAAATAACAATTTTGCTTGGCGATTGTGCCGAGCAGTTGCGTCGAATCCCCGATAATTCGGTGGATTTGATTGTTACTTCGCCGCCCTATGCCGACCAGCGCAAAACAACATACGGAGGTGTCAGAGCCGATAAATATGTGGAGTGGTTTGCGCCAATAGCAGCCGAGCTCAAACGGGTACTCAAACCATCAGGCACGTTCATCCTCAATATTAAAGAGAAAGTTATAGCGGGCGAACGCAGTACTTATGTTATGGAGCTGATTTTGGAGATGAGGCAACAAGGATGGCTCTGGACAGAGGAGTTTATTTGGCACAAAAAGAACAGCTTTCCCGGCAAGTGGTCAAACCGTTTCAGGGATAGTTGGGAGCGACTTTTGCAATTCAACAAGGAGCGTAAATTTGCTATGTATCAGCAGGCTGTTATGGTTCCGGTGGGAGATTGGGCAAAGAGCAGATTGAAGAACCTGAGCGAAACGGACAAAGTGAGGGATAATGCCAAGAATGGTAGCGGTTTTGGCAAGAATGTGTCTAATTGGCAGGGGCGTGATATGGTATACCCGACCAATGTACTCCACTTGGCAACGGAATGCAACAACAAAAATCACAGTGCGGCATTTCCGCGTGAGCTGCCGGAATGGTTTATCAAATTGTTCACTCGCGAGGGCGACACCATCTTAGACCCCTTTATGGGTAGCGGGACTACCGTTTTCGCAGCCTCTGAAATGGGTCGCAATGCTATTGGCATTGAGATTGTTCCCGACTATTTTGAAATGGTTAAGTCACAGATAGCAACACAGCCCAATAATAGCACACGTAAAAATGATAGAACAACAACTTCGCAACTATGTAGAGTGTAA